A portion of the Ardenticatenales bacterium genome contains these proteins:
- a CDS encoding insulinase family protein, whose protein sequence is MTAKNYPGPDSIHRHQLENGIVVLAYENFASESIEVEGLVWAGALGEDHNQAGLAAFTARTLMRGTQNRSFESLYDELESVGAQLGFSAGRHTTGFSAASLAEDLDLVLTLAADTLRNPVFPADHVEKVRGEILTGLQIQANDTRSQASKAFYALLYNGHPYGTELSGTPETVTSLTPEDLHAFHAAYYGPRQMIVTIVGAVKAEEAVDKVRRVLGDWSRPGQLTLPDVPDAARPPSITRTHVRMAEKTQSDIVMGLPGPRRSAPDFQDARLANTILGVFGMYGRLGKTVREEQGLAYYVYSRLSGSLGPAPWIAGTGVAPDKVEQAIAGIRQEIHRIQDELVPVEEVEDSKAYLTGSLPVSLETNDGLASIITDMEVYNLGLDYLRRYPDMVNEVTPERVQAAARKYFSADEIAIAVAGPDMNA, encoded by the coding sequence ATGACTGCTAAGAATTATCCTGGTCCAGACAGCATTCACCGCCACCAACTAGAAAACGGCATTGTGGTGCTGGCCTATGAAAACTTCGCCTCCGAATCCATTGAGGTGGAAGGGCTGGTGTGGGCGGGCGCGCTGGGGGAAGATCACAATCAGGCTGGGCTGGCGGCCTTTACGGCGCGGACGCTCATGCGCGGCACGCAAAACCGCTCTTTCGAGAGCCTTTACGACGAATTGGAATCTGTAGGCGCGCAATTGGGCTTTTCGGCGGGACGGCATACAACGGGTTTTTCCGCCGCCAGTCTGGCGGAAGACCTGGACCTTGTGCTGACGCTGGCCGCGGATACGCTGCGCAATCCTGTCTTCCCGGCAGACCATGTGGAAAAGGTGCGCGGCGAAATCCTGACCGGGCTGCAAATTCAGGCGAATGACACCCGCAGCCAGGCCAGCAAGGCGTTCTATGCGCTGTTGTATAATGGACACCCATACGGCACGGAACTATCCGGCACGCCGGAAACCGTGACGAGCCTGACGCCGGAGGATTTGCACGCATTTCACGCCGCTTACTACGGACCCCGCCAGATGATCGTGACCATAGTGGGCGCGGTGAAAGCGGAAGAGGCTGTAGACAAAGTGCGGCGCGTGTTGGGCGATTGGTCGCGCCCTGGACAGTTGACGCTGCCCGACGTGCCCGACGCGGCCCGCCCACCGTCCATAACACGCACCCACGTGCGCATGGCGGAAAAAACGCAGTCGGATATTGTGATGGGGCTGCCCGGACCGCGCCGCTCCGCGCCAGATTTCCAGGATGCACGCCTGGCGAATACGATTTTGGGCGTGTTTGGCATGTATGGTCGCCTGGGCAAGACGGTGCGCGAAGAACAGGGGTTGGCGTATTATGTCTACAGTCGCCTGTCCGGCAGTTTGGGGCCGGCTCCGTGGATTGCCGGCACTGGCGTCGCCCCGGATAAAGTGGAACAGGCGATTGCCGGCATTCGCCAGGAAATACACCGCATTCAAGACGAACTCGTCCCCGTGGAAGAAGTCGAAGACAGCAAAGCCTACCTCACCGGCTCCCTTCCCGTAAGCCTGGAAACCAACGACGGCCTGGCCAGCATTATCACGGACATGGAAGTCTACAACCTGGGGCTGGACTATCTGCGCCGCTACCCGGACATGGTAAACGAAGTGACGCCGGAGCGGGTGCAAGCCGCCGCACGCAAATACTTCAGCGCCGACGAGATCGCTATCGCCGTGGCCGGGCCGGACATGAATGCGTGA
- the acpS gene encoding holo-ACP synthase: MMIAVGVDLVEVARVAQTIERHGAHFLGRVFTEQEQAFCAGNATRLAGRFAIKEAVAKALGTGIGDVRWREIEVVCDARGKPHLILHAAAAELAQVRGWQQWDISLAHTDTHAIGFVTATG; this comes from the coding sequence ATAATGATCGCGGTTGGCGTTGATCTGGTAGAAGTGGCCCGCGTGGCTCAGACGATAGAACGTCATGGCGCGCATTTCCTTGGCCGTGTATTTACGGAACAGGAACAGGCATTTTGTGCCGGCAATGCCACCCGCCTCGCCGGCCGTTTCGCTATCAAAGAAGCCGTCGCCAAAGCCCTGGGCACAGGCATCGGCGACGTGCGCTGGCGAGAAATCGAAGTCGTCTGCGACGCGCGTGGCAAGCCCCACCTCATCCTCCACGCCGCCGCCGCCGAACTGGCCCAGGTGCGCGGCTGGCAGCAGTGGGACATCAGCCTGGCGCACACCGACACCCACGCCATCGGCTTCGTCACCGCCACCGGCTAA
- a CDS encoding AAA family ATPase — MDLFAQAGRAQIERESPLANRMRPRTLEEYVGQEHIIGPGRLLRRAIQADQLSSLIFYGPPGTGKTTLARVIANQTQSHFITINAVLAGVKEIREAIADALERRHLYSQRTTLFVDEVHRWNKAQQDALLPHVENGTIILVGATTENPYFEVNKALVSRSRIFQLRPLTPDDLRQIARQALADPERGYGKLRVAVTPEALDHLVDVANGDARGVLNALELAVETTPPDADNIIRIDLAVAEESIQKRAVLYDKDGDVHYDTISAFIKSLRGSDPDAALYWMGKMLYAGEDPRFIFRRMAIVASEDVGLADPNAAVVVNGCWDLYEKIGLPEGRFHLAQAALYLATCPKSNSTMAFFDALAAVEREQEADVPIHLKDGSRDKEGFGHGQGYLYPHAYRDHWVAQQYLPSALQGKLFYQPGDQGYEREIRDQVARRREAQLAAMLEGVDEEAVEVLTTSPADRGKEAWLRRVNAGSSAALSQVRERLFAAANPQRHHLVLILHDGTGLLTWEAVRRAPEGGVWTLAPTQQAGEMLRGQAQRLAELERPQVLVGAVAELDALLQLRGEAELRFDRILGRNLFTRWEAESEEALAQVARLLRPDGRLCVAQVVPRRGQRLYALVDWGEMPEVLERVRAAEEAIYAAADDPLTAWDVPDLMGRLEAAGLGVSAQSLTLMPEERRLTGEQLARWFGVGGRYAGNLTAAGLTEVQIHQIVALYRRQLLNRIVTWQTAILFLTVVKNKLTV, encoded by the coding sequence ATGGACCTATTCGCGCAGGCAGGGCGAGCGCAAATTGAGCGGGAATCGCCGCTGGCGAACCGGATGCGCCCGCGCACGTTGGAAGAATACGTGGGGCAGGAGCACATCATCGGCCCTGGCCGCTTGCTGCGCCGCGCCATCCAGGCGGACCAACTCTCCTCCCTCATCTTTTACGGTCCACCGGGCACGGGCAAGACCACGCTCGCCCGCGTCATTGCCAACCAGACGCAGAGCCACTTCATCACCATCAACGCCGTGCTGGCGGGCGTGAAGGAGATACGGGAAGCCATCGCCGACGCGCTGGAGCGGCGCCATCTTTACAGCCAGCGCACGACGTTGTTCGTGGACGAGGTGCATCGCTGGAACAAAGCGCAGCAAGACGCGCTGCTGCCGCATGTAGAAAACGGGACTATCATCCTCGTCGGAGCCACCACGGAAAACCCCTATTTTGAGGTCAACAAAGCCCTGGTCAGCCGCAGCCGCATTTTCCAACTGCGCCCGCTGACGCCGGACGATCTGCGCCAGATTGCGCGACAGGCGTTGGCGGACCCGGAGCGGGGGTATGGCAAGCTGCGTGTGGCGGTGACGCCGGAGGCGCTGGACCATCTGGTGGACGTGGCGAATGGGGATGCTCGCGGTGTGCTAAATGCGCTGGAACTGGCGGTGGAGACGACGCCGCCGGACGCGGATAACATCATTCGCATAGACCTGGCGGTAGCCGAGGAGTCGATCCAGAAGCGGGCGGTCCTCTACGACAAAGACGGGGATGTGCATTACGATACCATCTCCGCCTTTATCAAGAGTTTGCGCGGCTCCGACCCGGATGCGGCGCTATACTGGATGGGCAAGATGCTGTACGCGGGGGAGGACCCGCGCTTTATCTTCCGCCGCATGGCGATTGTGGCCAGCGAGGATGTGGGGCTGGCGGACCCGAATGCGGCGGTGGTGGTGAATGGGTGTTGGGATCTATACGAGAAGATTGGTTTGCCGGAAGGGCGTTTCCATCTGGCGCAGGCAGCGTTGTACCTGGCGACGTGCCCCAAGTCGAATTCGACGATGGCGTTTTTTGACGCGCTGGCGGCGGTGGAGCGGGAGCAGGAGGCGGATGTGCCGATTCATTTGAAGGATGGCAGCCGCGATAAGGAGGGGTTTGGGCACGGTCAGGGGTATTTGTATCCGCACGCTTATCGGGATCATTGGGTGGCGCAGCAGTATTTGCCGTCCGCGCTGCAAGGGAAACTTTTCTACCAGCCCGGCGACCAGGGGTATGAGCGGGAGATTCGGGATCAGGTGGCGCGGCGGCGTGAGGCGCAGTTGGCGGCGATGCTGGAGGGCGTGGATGAGGAGGCGGTGGAGGTTTTGACGACCAGCCCGGCGGATCGGGGGAAGGAGGCGTGGTTGCGGCGGGTAAATGCCGGCAGCAGTGCCGCCTTGAGCCAGGTGCGCGAGCGTCTGTTTGCCGCCGCCAATCCACAGCGACATCATCTGGTCCTCATTCTGCACGACGGCACGGGTTTGTTGACGTGGGAAGCGGTGCGACGCGCGCCCGAGGGGGGCGTCTGGACGCTGGCTCCCACACAGCAGGCAGGTGAGATGCTGCGGGGGCAGGCGCAGCGACTGGCGGAACTGGAGCGCCCGCAGGTGCTTGTGGGCGCGGTTGCGGAACTGGATGCGCTGCTGCAACTGCGCGGCGAGGCGGAACTGCGCTTTGACCGCATCCTGGGGCGCAACCTGTTTACGCGCTGGGAGGCGGAGTCGGAGGAGGCGCTGGCGCAGGTCGCGCGGCTGCTGCGCCCGGACGGGCGTTTGTGCGTGGCGCAGGTTGTGCCGCGGCGGGGGCAGCGGTTGTACGCGCTGGTGGATTGGGGGGAGATGCCGGAGGTGCTGGAGCGGGTGCGGGCGGCGGAGGAAGCGATTTATGCGGCGGCGGACGATCCGCTGACGGCGTGGGATGTGCCGGACCTGATGGGCCGATTGGAGGCCGCCGGGCTGGGCGTGTCGGCGCAGTCGTTGACGCTGATGCCGGAGGAGCGGCGGTTGACGGGCGAGCAGTTGGCGCGTTGGTTTGGGGTGGGGGGGCGATATGCCGGCAATCTCACCGCCGCCGGCCTGACGGAGGTGCAAATACACCAAATCGTCGCTCTTTATCGTCGTCAGTTGCTCAATAGAATAGTCACGTGGCAAACGGCAATCCTATTCCTAACAGTTGTTAAAAACAAGCTCACGGTCTAA
- a CDS encoding alpha/beta fold hydrolase: MVQFRRAVRFFLMVVGIIAGIITTLTLYLTRFVIRPPRKAPWATPRHFGLAYEDVQFPARDGVRLSGWFIPAAAAARPTVIMVHGWPWNRLGTVAGNLLEDIPGTSPLELLMLAYALRGAGYHVLMFDLRNHGLSAPAGTVTFGLQEANDLLGAVDYLQSRSDVQPNRIGAVGFSMGANTILFTLPRTQGIKAAIAVQPTSPPVFKAGYAAYLLGPLGKILGWVMEVGYPLMARGLRFSAIDPVFAAKSAGITPILYIQSEQDTWGSAADVARMVAATPNAVPPLFLPNTQRFGGYQYLLDHPDTALRFFEQHL, translated from the coding sequence ATGGTTCAATTTCGCCGCGCAGTTCGCTTTTTCCTGATGGTGGTGGGCATTATTGCCGGCATCATCACCACCCTAACACTCTACCTCACCCGCTTCGTCATCCGCCCGCCGCGCAAAGCCCCCTGGGCCACGCCGCGCCATTTTGGGCTGGCCTACGAAGACGTCCAGTTCCCCGCCCGCGATGGCGTGCGCCTCTCCGGCTGGTTTATCCCCGCCGCCGCCGCCGCCCGCCCCACGGTGATCATGGTACATGGCTGGCCCTGGAACCGTCTAGGAACGGTTGCCGGCAATTTGCTCGAAGACATCCCCGGAACCTCCCCCCTGGAACTACTGATGCTGGCCTACGCCCTGCGCGGCGCGGGCTACCACGTCCTCATGTTCGACCTGCGTAACCACGGCCTCAGCGCCCCTGCCGGCACGGTCACGTTTGGGCTGCAAGAAGCCAATGACCTGCTGGGCGCGGTAGACTACCTGCAAAGTCGGTCGGATGTGCAGCCCAACCGCATCGGCGCGGTGGGTTTCTCCATGGGGGCCAACACGATCCTCTTCACGCTGCCGCGTACGCAAGGCATCAAGGCGGCCATAGCCGTGCAACCCACATCGCCGCCCGTGTTCAAGGCGGGCTACGCCGCCTATCTGCTCGGACCTTTGGGGAAAATCCTGGGGTGGGTGATGGAGGTGGGCTATCCGCTGATGGCGCGCGGGCTGCGTTTTTCGGCAATTGATCCCGTTTTTGCGGCAAAATCTGCCGGCATCACCCCCATCCTCTACATCCAAAGCGAACAAGACACCTGGGGCAGCGCCGCCGACGTCGCTCGCATGGTCGCCGCCACCCCCAACGCCGTCCCCCCGCTCTTCCTCCCCAACACCCAACGCTTTGGCGGCTACCAGTACCTGCTTGACCACCCCGATACCGCCCTGCGCTTCTTCGAGCAACACCTGTAA
- a CDS encoding PIG-L family deacetylase: MRRALLAVLAHPDDESYGPGGTLARYAAEGVDVHVAIATDGAAGTAAEGYEAVQAELAPHRSKELERAAAILGVTLHRLGYRDSGMPGNPDNEHPQAFIQADEQEAVGKVVRLIREIRPQVVMTHDETGGYFHPDHIMCWKITTAAFLAAGQANAYAEIGPAPFQADRLYYTAFSNRLLKVIIAMMRLRGQDPTQMGRNKDIDFTRLGLPPGKIHARIDYRRYWDVKALASAEHGSQGGGTGFSRLMPAFMQKLLFGVETFQRAYPPVPDGFRERDFFS; encoded by the coding sequence ATGCGCCGTGCTTTGTTAGCCGTTCTGGCTCACCCGGATGATGAATCTTATGGACCTGGGGGAACTTTGGCCCGGTATGCCGCCGAAGGCGTAGACGTGCATGTGGCGATTGCCACGGATGGCGCGGCAGGCACGGCAGCGGAGGGGTACGAGGCGGTGCAGGCGGAACTGGCCCCACACCGCTCGAAGGAGTTGGAACGGGCGGCGGCGATCCTGGGCGTGACGCTGCATCGCCTGGGCTACCGCGACTCTGGGATGCCGGGCAACCCGGACAATGAACATCCGCAGGCGTTCATCCAGGCGGATGAGCAGGAGGCCGTGGGCAAGGTGGTGCGGCTCATCCGCGAGATCAGGCCACAGGTGGTGATGACGCACGATGAAACAGGGGGCTATTTCCACCCCGACCACATCATGTGCTGGAAGATCACGACGGCGGCGTTCCTGGCGGCGGGGCAGGCGAATGCGTATGCGGAGATTGGCCCGGCTCCGTTCCAGGCGGACCGGCTTTACTACACGGCGTTCTCCAATCGCTTGCTGAAGGTGATTATTGCGATGATGCGGCTGCGGGGGCAGGACCCGACGCAGATGGGGCGAAACAAGGATATTGATTTCACCAGGCTGGGGCTGCCGCCGGGCAAGATACACGCGCGTATTGATTATCGCCGCTATTGGGACGTGAAAGCGCTGGCCAGCGCGGAGCACGGCAGCCAGGGTGGGGGGACGGGATTTAGTCGGTTGATGCCGGCATTCATGCAAAAACTACTGTTCGGCGTGGAAACATTCCAGCGCGCCTATCCCCCCGTGCCCGATGGATTCCGCGAGCGCGATTTTTTCAGTTGA
- a CDS encoding tetratricopeptide repeat protein, which translates to MTQRSPDKLLDEATTATTITRYWDAIQLYTDILGQTDPHSGDDNVRQMRLNALQQRSRLLSQLGEQAAALAGYEQCYLEAGSSESAVKALVNIGRQCARLGQYNRGLEALKEALVLAEALNYTAGRADALGATGVLLANLGQLEESLSYYNRSLPLYQQLHDKRGEMRGYNRIGVAHAQMGSIDKAIAAFQHCLKLARDLGEQDHAVYSLNNLGECYQMLFDLPKALIYHQEGLAVAISTRLRYLEADTSRNLGAELVGLGRVEEGLTYLHRALDLARETGQPDVEWQALYTLALTYIEHGPLDTGYDYACQLRQLAQESNTKAAEAKALHALGVYERGRGDMPAAEQLWQQALFLAHETSQRILIWQIHAGLAQITANPDLAIVHNRIAAEVINQIAFPIEDTTLRAGFLNATPIRAILSAV; encoded by the coding sequence ATGACACAACGTTCTCCAGATAAGCTCCTTGACGAAGCCACCACGGCCACCACCATTACACGTTACTGGGATGCCATCCAGTTGTACACGGACATACTGGGTCAGACGGACCCGCATTCCGGCGACGACAACGTGCGCCAGATGCGCCTGAACGCGCTGCAACAGCGCAGCCGTTTATTGAGCCAGTTGGGTGAGCAGGCCGCCGCGCTGGCCGGTTACGAGCAGTGTTACCTGGAAGCCGGCAGCAGCGAGAGCGCCGTCAAGGCGTTGGTGAACATTGGCCGCCAGTGCGCCCGTCTGGGGCAGTACAATCGCGGTCTGGAGGCGCTGAAGGAGGCGCTGGTGCTGGCGGAGGCGTTGAATTATACGGCGGGCCGCGCGGATGCCCTGGGGGCCACGGGCGTTTTGCTGGCGAATCTGGGCCAGTTGGAGGAAAGCCTCAGCTATTACAATCGATCGCTGCCGCTGTATCAGCAGTTGCATGACAAGCGGGGCGAGATGCGTGGCTACAATCGCATTGGCGTGGCGCACGCGCAGATGGGCAGCATTGACAAGGCGATTGCGGCTTTTCAGCATTGCCTGAAACTGGCCCGCGATTTAGGGGAACAGGACCACGCTGTCTATTCGTTGAATAATCTGGGGGAGTGCTACCAGATGTTGTTCGATTTGCCGAAGGCGTTGATTTATCATCAGGAAGGGCTGGCAGTGGCGATCAGCACGCGGCTGCGTTACCTGGAGGCAGATACGTCGCGCAATTTGGGCGCGGAACTGGTGGGTCTGGGGCGCGTGGAGGAGGGGCTAACGTATTTGCATCGTGCGCTGGACCTGGCGCGGGAGACGGGGCAGCCGGACGTGGAGTGGCAGGCGCTGTATACGCTGGCGTTGACCTACATTGAGCATGGTCCGCTGGATACAGGGTATGATTATGCGTGCCAATTGCGCCAGTTGGCGCAGGAGTCCAATACAAAGGCGGCGGAGGCGAAGGCGCTACATGCTTTGGGGGTCTATGAGCGTGGGCGGGGTGATATGCCGGCAGCGGAGCAATTGTGGCAGCAGGCGTTGTTCCTGGCGCATGAAACCAGCCAACGTATTCTCATTTGGCAGATTCATGCCGGGCTGGCGCAAATTACCGCCAACCCCGACCTGGCTATTGTTCACAACCGCATTGCCGCCGAAGTGATCAACCAGATCGCTTTTCCCATTGAGGATACCACCTTGCGCGCCGGCTTCCTCAATGCGACGCCCATTCGGGCTATCCTGAGCGCGGTTTAG
- a CDS encoding alpha/beta hydrolase, whose translation MPFWTADDGTKIHYERFGEQSAGNHLLLLPGLLGAISSQWRGFHPVLENRFRLTLMDLRGHGLSENRQPDLRPERMLQDIVGLLDHLGIENLHVAGYSLGGYLGLMLALNQPRRVYTVLMHATKFYWSQETVEKIKRQLDPDRIADRAPSYANQLAEEHGASRWRALARQGGDLVAIIHEKGLTEGMAARAQCPVLVSVGDRDEMVPLSEALRLSRVIPAGELLVLPGVRHPLASVRPVPFLPAMQFFHQRPTTHA comes from the coding sequence ATGCCTTTTTGGACAGCGGACGACGGCACAAAAATCCATTACGAACGCTTTGGCGAGCAGTCGGCGGGTAATCACCTGCTGCTGCTCCCCGGTCTTCTGGGAGCCATCAGCTCCCAGTGGCGCGGCTTCCACCCTGTCCTGGAAAACCGCTTTCGCCTCACCTTGATGGATCTGCGCGGGCATGGTCTATCCGAAAATAGACAACCTGATTTGCGACCGGAACGAATGCTGCAAGACATCGTGGGTTTACTGGACCACCTGGGCATCGAGAACCTCCACGTAGCCGGCTATAGCCTGGGCGGCTACCTCGGCCTGATGCTGGCCCTCAACCAGCCACGGCGCGTGTATACGGTCTTGATGCACGCCACCAAATTCTACTGGTCGCAAGAAACCGTGGAGAAGATCAAGCGTCAGCTAGACCCCGACCGCATCGCCGACCGCGCCCCTTCCTACGCCAATCAACTGGCGGAAGAACACGGAGCCAGCCGCTGGCGTGCCCTGGCGCGTCAGGGCGGCGATCTGGTGGCCATTATTCACGAAAAGGGGTTAACGGAAGGCATGGCCGCGCGCGCGCAGTGTCCCGTCCTGGTCAGCGTGGGGGATCGGGATGAGATGGTTCCGTTGTCGGAGGCGCTGCGCCTCAGCCGCGTCATTCCCGCGGGGGAACTGCTGGTGCTGCCCGGCGTGCGCCACCCGCTGGCTTCCGTGCGCCCCGTGCCATTCCTCCCGGCCATGCAATTCTTCCACCAGCGCCCCACAACCCACGCCTGA
- a CDS encoding insulinase family protein: MPSNIHKSTLDNGLTVVLKEMHHAPVTTFFVWYRVGSRNEKPGYTGISHWVEHMMFKGTPQFPGGTLDRAVSREGGRWNAFTWLDFTAYYETMPADRIDLALRLEADRMVNTIMEPDITETERTVIISERHMYENYPTFLLSEELQAAAFRVHPYHHEVIGDEVDLTTMSREDLYQHYRRFYAPNNAIAVAVGDFDTGKMLARITELYGSLPAGDTPATITRQEPPQRGERRVTVSGPGDTSYLFYSFRAPAANDPDYYPLALLNAAFAGGSSLGFFGGGGSNKSSRLYKALVATELAAHASASLAPTIDPYLYTIEAVARPGRTLDEIEAALQAELDRLGQEPVTQAELDKALKRAKAQFVFASESVTGQAQMIGLAEAVTGDYGWFENALENLNQVSLADLRRVQQTYLRPENRIVGRYVPGNQPVFEN, translated from the coding sequence ATGCCGTCTAACATTCACAAGAGTACGCTCGACAACGGCCTCACCGTCGTCCTCAAGGAAATGCACCACGCCCCCGTGACAACTTTTTTTGTCTGGTATCGCGTCGGCAGCCGCAACGAAAAGCCAGGCTACACCGGCATCTCCCATTGGGTTGAGCACATGATGTTTAAGGGGACCCCACAATTCCCCGGGGGCACGTTGGACCGTGCCGTCTCCCGCGAAGGGGGGCGCTGGAATGCGTTCACCTGGCTGGATTTCACGGCATACTACGAAACCATGCCCGCCGACCGCATTGACCTGGCCCTACGCCTGGAAGCCGACCGCATGGTGAACACGATCATGGAGCCGGACATCACGGAAACGGAACGCACCGTCATCATCTCCGAACGGCACATGTATGAGAACTACCCCACATTTCTGCTCTCGGAAGAGCTACAGGCGGCCGCCTTCCGCGTTCATCCCTACCATCATGAGGTGATCGGGGATGAAGTAGACCTCACGACTATGTCCCGCGAAGACCTTTACCAACATTATCGACGCTTCTATGCTCCAAACAACGCCATCGCCGTGGCCGTCGGGGATTTCGATACGGGGAAAATGCTGGCGCGCATCACCGAACTGTATGGTTCCCTTCCCGCCGGGGACACGCCCGCGACCATCACGCGGCAGGAACCGCCGCAGCGGGGCGAGCGGCGCGTCACCGTTTCCGGTCCGGGGGATACGTCCTATCTCTTCTACAGTTTTCGCGCCCCCGCCGCCAACGACCCTGACTATTATCCGCTGGCGCTGCTGAACGCGGCTTTTGCCGGCGGCAGCAGCCTCGGATTTTTCGGCGGCGGCGGCAGCAACAAAAGCTCCCGCCTCTACAAAGCATTGGTGGCTACGGAATTGGCGGCGCACGCCTCCGCCAGCCTGGCGCCAACAATTGACCCGTACCTGTATACGATTGAGGCCGTGGCCCGCCCGGGGCGCACGCTGGACGAGATCGAAGCAGCACTGCAAGCGGAACTGGACCGTCTGGGGCAGGAACCGGTCACGCAGGCGGAACTGGACAAGGCGCTCAAACGGGCCAAAGCGCAGTTTGTCTTCGCCAGCGAGAGCGTCACGGGCCAGGCGCAAATGATTGGCCTGGCGGAGGCGGTGACGGGTGATTACGGCTGGTTTGAGAACGCGCTGGAGAATTTGAACCAGGTATCGCTGGCGGATTTGCGGCGCGTGCAACAGACCTATCTACGCCCGGAGAATCGGATCGTCGGTCGATACGTTCCCGGCAACCAGCCCGTTTTCGAGAACTGA